One window of Methylococcus sp. EFPC2 genomic DNA carries:
- the lysS gene encoding lysine--tRNA ligase, with protein MSEQLDENKLIALRREKLAALRAEGVAFPNDFRRDSLAADLLSRYEDQDAEALAEQAVAVKLAGRLMAKRLMGKASFTHIQDMSGRIQIFLQRDGLPEGVYEAFKTWDIGDVVGVEGVVFKTKTGELSIKASSLRLLTKSLRPLPEKFHGLSDQETRYRQRYVDLIVTEEARQVFKLRSRIVAYVRQFLTAREFVEVETPMMQVIPGGARAKPFVTHHNALDMDLYLRIAPELYLKRLVVGGFERVFEINRSFRNEGLSTRHNPEFTMLEFYQAYADYRELMDLTEELLRGLANDVLGSSVVHHQDKNYDLGQPFRRLTLLESILHYNPDLTAEDLATREAAGRVAERLSILVSPGDGLGKIQTEIFEKTVEHRLDEPTFITEYPAEVSPLARRNDENPFVTDRFEFFVGGRELANGFSELNDPEDQAERFRKQVEDKDAGDEEAMHYDADYIRALEYGLPPTAGEGIGIDRLVMFLTDSPSIRDVILFPHMRREV; from the coding sequence ATGTCGGAACAATTAGACGAAAACAAATTGATCGCGCTGCGGCGCGAGAAGCTGGCGGCCCTGCGCGCGGAAGGCGTGGCCTTCCCCAACGATTTTCGCCGCGACAGCCTGGCGGCCGATCTGTTGTCCCGCTATGAGGATCAGGATGCCGAGGCCTTGGCGGAGCAGGCGGTGGCGGTGAAGTTGGCCGGCCGATTGATGGCCAAGCGTCTGATGGGCAAGGCCAGTTTCACCCACATCCAGGACATGTCCGGGCGCATCCAGATCTTCCTGCAGCGCGACGGCCTGCCGGAAGGCGTATACGAGGCCTTCAAGACCTGGGACATCGGCGACGTCGTCGGCGTGGAAGGCGTGGTGTTCAAGACCAAGACCGGTGAGCTGTCGATCAAGGCCTCGTCCCTGCGCCTGCTGACCAAGTCGCTCAGGCCTTTGCCCGAGAAGTTCCACGGTCTGAGCGATCAGGAAACCCGCTACCGCCAGCGCTACGTGGACTTGATCGTGACCGAGGAGGCGCGTCAGGTCTTCAAATTGCGCAGCCGCATCGTGGCCTACGTGCGCCAGTTCCTCACGGCGCGCGAATTCGTCGAGGTCGAGACGCCGATGATGCAGGTCATTCCCGGCGGCGCGCGCGCCAAGCCTTTCGTCACCCATCACAACGCGCTGGACATGGACTTGTACCTGCGCATCGCGCCCGAGCTCTATCTCAAGCGCCTGGTGGTGGGTGGTTTCGAGCGGGTGTTCGAGATCAACCGCAGCTTCCGCAACGAAGGCCTGTCGACCCGGCATAATCCCGAGTTCACCATGCTGGAGTTCTACCAGGCTTATGCCGATTACCGCGAGTTGATGGACCTGACCGAGGAATTGCTGCGCGGTCTCGCCAACGACGTGTTGGGCAGTTCGGTGGTGCATCATCAGGACAAGAATTACGACCTGGGCCAGCCGTTCAGGCGTCTGACCCTGCTCGAATCCATTCTGCACTACAACCCGGATTTGACCGCCGAGGACCTGGCGACGCGCGAGGCGGCGGGCAGGGTCGCCGAACGCTTGAGCATATTGGTCAGCCCCGGCGATGGACTGGGCAAGATACAGACGGAAATCTTCGAAAAGACCGTCGAACATCGGCTGGACGAACCGACCTTCATCACCGAATATCCGGCCGAGGTCTCGCCCCTGGCGCGCCGCAACGACGAAAACCCTTTCGTCACCGACCGTTTCGAGTTCTTCGTCGGCGGGCGCGAACTGGCCAACGGATTTTCCGAGTTGAACGATCCTGAAGACCAAGCCGAACGCTTCCGCAAGCAGGTGGAGGACAAGGACGCGGGCGACGAGGAAGCCATGCACTACGACGCGGACTACATCCGCGCGCTGGAATACGGCCTGCCGCCGACGGCGGGCGAGGGCATAGGCATAGACCGCCTGGTCATGTTCCTCACCGATTCGCCCTCGATCCGCGACGTGATTTTGTTTCCGCATATGCGGCGGGAGGTTTAG
- a CDS encoding IS5 family transposase (programmed frameshift), with protein MADSGHRRHDISDRVWQLLEPRLPGREGAWGGKAHDNRRFINAVFWILRTGAPWRDLPPDYGDWKNTHRRFCRWRDKGIWESLLEQLVIEPDYEWLMIDASHIKVHPHAAGAKGGSQDMGVTKGGFNSKIHLAVDAHGMPLRVIVTAGTVADCTQASTLVAGLDAQHLLADKGYDTDAIVAQAQAAHMAVVIPPKKNRTELRAYDQDLYRLRHLVENAFLHLKRWRGIATRYAKNTASFLAAVQIRCIAIWAAIL; from the exons ATGGCGGATTCAGGGCATCGGCGACACGATATATCGGATCGAGTCTGGCAATTATTGGAGCCGCGGTTGCCGGGGCGAGAAGGTGCTTGGGGTGGTAAAGCGCACGATAACCGCCGATTTATCAATGCGGTTTTTTGGATTTTGCGCACTGGCGCGCCGTGGCGAGACTTGCCGCCCGACTACGGCGATTGGAAAAACACCCATCGCCGTTTTTGCCGTTGGCGCGATAAAGGCATATGGGAATCCTTGTTGGAACAGTTGGTGATCGAACCTGACTATGAATGGCTGATGATTGATGCCAGCCACATTAAAGTCCACCCGCATGCGGCGGGCGCCAAAGGGGGCAGCCAGGATATGGGGGTCACAAAAGGGGGCT TCAACAGCAAGATACATCTGGCCGTGGATGCGCATGGTATGCCGCTCAGAGTCATTGTTACAGCAGGTACCGTGGCAGATTGTACGCAGGCTTCAACCTTGGTCGCGGGTTTGGATGCCCAGCATCTGCTGGCGGACAAAGGCTACGACACGGACGCCATCGTCGCCCAAGCACAAGCTGCCCATATGGCGGTTGTCATTCCGCCGAAGAAAAATCGCACCGAACTTCGCGCGTATGACCAAGACCTTTACCGCCTTCGGCATTTGGTGGAAAACGCCTTTCTACACCTGAAGCGCTGGCGTGGTATTGCAACCCGTTATGCCAAAAATACCGCTTCATTCTTGGCGGCGGTGCAGATTCGCTGCATTGCTATTTGGGCCGCTATCTTATGA
- a CDS encoding low molecular weight protein-tyrosine-phosphatase, giving the protein MSQEKISVLFVCMGNICRSPTAEGVFRKLVEDEGLDHRIAIDSAGTHAYHVGEPPDKRAQQAARGRGIDLSGQRARRVVHADFQEFDHILVMDRENLDALRFVCPPTQHHKLKLFLDHAPKQKVREVPDPYYGGPQGFERVLDLVEQAARGLLNELKANLV; this is encoded by the coding sequence ATGAGCCAAGAAAAAATCAGCGTCCTTTTCGTCTGCATGGGCAACATCTGCCGTTCGCCTACGGCGGAAGGCGTGTTCCGCAAGCTGGTCGAGGACGAGGGTCTGGATCATCGGATAGCGATCGATTCGGCCGGTACCCATGCCTATCACGTCGGCGAGCCGCCGGATAAGCGCGCCCAGCAGGCGGCGCGCGGTCGCGGCATCGATTTGTCCGGTCAGCGCGCACGGCGGGTGGTGCATGCGGACTTCCAGGAGTTCGATCACATACTGGTGATGGACCGCGAGAACCTGGACGCCCTGCGTTTCGTCTGTCCCCCCACTCAGCACCACAAGCTCAAGCTGTTCCTGGATCATGCGCCCAAGCAGAAGGTGCGCGAGGTGCCCGACCCTTATTACGGCGGACCGCAGGGTTTCGAGCGGGTACTGGACCTGGTCGAGCAAGCCGCGCGCGGCTTGCTAAACGAGCTGAAGGCGAACCTGGTTTAG
- a CDS encoding NAD(P)-dependent oxidoreductase, with product MRVGFAGLGAMGAPMARNLARAGRLAAVWNRTVSVAQDLAGELGVAATATPAELAGQVDVICLCVSADADVLAVVNALLPGLNSGKVVVDHSTVAADTAREAAERVRGRGADFLDVPVSGGVEGAKNGNLAMMAGGDAEALERVRPVLEAMAARIVLMGEVGAGQATKAVNQIMCAGINQAVTEALAFGAAQGLDMDKVIQVVGGGAAGNWFLDKRGPTMTRGTFAPGFKLALHHKDLKICLEMAASLGIPLPLSVQTLNDYAELMDRNHGDEDISALYRLKRPAP from the coding sequence ATGAGAGTCGGGTTTGCAGGATTGGGCGCCATGGGTGCTCCGATGGCGCGTAATTTGGCCAGGGCCGGTAGGCTGGCGGCGGTGTGGAACCGCACGGTGAGTGTGGCACAGGACCTGGCCGGCGAACTCGGCGTGGCCGCGACGGCTACGCCCGCCGAACTGGCCGGGCAGGTCGACGTGATCTGCCTCTGCGTCTCGGCCGATGCCGACGTCCTGGCCGTGGTCAACGCGCTGTTGCCCGGTTTGAATTCGGGCAAAGTGGTGGTCGATCATTCCACCGTCGCCGCCGACACCGCACGCGAGGCGGCCGAACGCGTACGCGGCCGGGGCGCCGATTTTCTCGATGTGCCGGTCTCCGGTGGCGTGGAAGGCGCCAAAAACGGCAACTTGGCCATGATGGCCGGCGGCGATGCCGAGGCGCTGGAGCGCGTGCGTCCGGTGCTGGAAGCCATGGCCGCGCGCATCGTGTTGATGGGCGAGGTCGGCGCGGGCCAGGCCACCAAGGCGGTCAACCAGATCATGTGTGCTGGCATCAACCAGGCGGTCACCGAGGCCCTGGCCTTCGGCGCCGCGCAAGGCCTGGACATGGACAAGGTGATCCAGGTGGTCGGCGGCGGTGCCGCCGGCAACTGGTTCCTCGACAAGCGCGGCCCGACCATGACGCGCGGTACTTTCGCCCCCGGCTTCAAACTCGCCCTGCATCACAAGGACTTGAAAATCTGCCTGGAGATGGCCGCATCCTTAGGAATACCGTTGCCGCTGAGTGTACAGACGCTAAACGACTACGCCGAACTCATGGATCGCAATCACGGCGACGAAGACATCTCCGCCCTTTATCGATTGAAGAGACCCGCACCATGA
- a CDS encoding group II truncated hemoglobin, which yields MSEPVTPYKLIGGEEAVYDLVERFYGYMNDLPEARGIRKMHAADLRGAKTKLFKYLSGWLGGPDLYQAEFGHPRLRMRHFPFAIGQDERDQWMFCMSKALAETPMDEELRAGLHEALANLATHMINREA from the coding sequence ATGAGCGAGCCCGTGACGCCCTATAAACTCATCGGCGGCGAAGAAGCCGTGTACGACCTGGTCGAACGCTTTTACGGCTACATGAACGATTTGCCCGAGGCCCGCGGTATACGCAAGATGCACGCGGCCGACCTGCGCGGCGCCAAGACCAAGTTGTTCAAATACCTGTCAGGCTGGCTGGGTGGCCCCGATCTTTACCAGGCGGAGTTCGGCCATCCCCGTTTGCGCATGCGCCATTTCCCCTTCGCTATCGGCCAGGACGAGCGCGACCAGTGGATGTTCTGCATGAGCAAGGCCCTCGCCGAAACCCCCATGGACGAGGAACTGCGCGCCGGCCTACACGAAGCCCTCGCCAACCTCGCCACCCACATGATCAACCGGGAAGCTTGA
- a CDS encoding TetR/AcrR family transcriptional regulator: protein MNAATTPHSDTVRSRLLEAAKISFLADDYHNVSTRRIAEQAGANVSMIHYYFGSKEGLYEEMIRETLHPLLEVLDGRLLSSVEGFAEYLRLYYQTMQRTPEFPKLILKILALNRGPGRRFVRQLLARGRARGAERLEDLKNAGQAAPDLDPDVVRMAFVSLAMTPMLLKSIFEEQMERAMDAEFLDQLASFNGRLMAAGLSAMLHPASGAEP, encoded by the coding sequence ATGAACGCCGCCACAACTCCGCACTCCGATACCGTCCGCTCTCGCTTGCTCGAGGCCGCCAAGATCAGTTTTCTGGCTGACGACTACCACAACGTCAGCACACGCCGGATCGCCGAGCAGGCCGGCGCCAACGTGTCGATGATTCATTACTACTTCGGCAGCAAGGAGGGGCTTTACGAGGAAATGATCCGCGAAACGCTGCATCCTCTGCTCGAAGTGCTGGACGGTCGCCTGCTGTCGTCCGTGGAGGGGTTTGCCGAGTACCTGCGCCTGTATTACCAAACCATGCAGCGGACCCCCGAATTCCCGAAACTCATCCTCAAGATACTCGCCTTGAATCGGGGGCCCGGCCGCCGGTTCGTTCGGCAACTGCTGGCGCGAGGCAGAGCCCGCGGAGCGGAAAGGCTGGAAGACTTGAAGAATGCCGGGCAGGCCGCCCCGGATCTCGACCCCGACGTCGTGCGGATGGCCTTCGTCAGCCTGGCCATGACGCCCATGTTGCTGAAGAGCATTTTCGAGGAGCAAATGGAACGCGCTATGGACGCGGAATTCCTCGACCAACTGGCGAGCTTCAATGGCCGGCTGATGGCGGCAGGGCTGTCTGCCATGCTGCACCCCGCGAGCGGAGCCGAACCATGA
- a CDS encoding methyltransferase — translation MSLQRHSLAVYAFGAAFKIAAWLSTLPNRLTPAPFRLMQIGSAFWQSRALYVAARLDIAGILGDDRLSVAEIAGRTGADPDALHRLLRMLASVGVFREMSAGLYRNNKLSSCLRTGHLQCVRPMILMHNSDATSRPWYEQLEQGIRTGEVPFRLTHGQELYAWMDAHPDFDALFGQAMDSVEALIGDSFTTEFDWRPFTRMIDVGGSRGAKSVAILRRHPHLEALVVDRAQAIRGAAEYWAAREPTRLTARLRFEVGDALRSVPAAASDKDVYLLSALLHGYGDDACINILRNVSQAAAPKGAWVVVMEMVLADCRADLAASSLDMQMFVNSEGRERTLAEWNSLFERSGLRLREIVRLASLGQMLVLQAVPR, via the coding sequence ATGAGCCTGCAACGACATTCCCTCGCCGTGTACGCCTTCGGCGCAGCGTTCAAAATTGCGGCCTGGCTGTCCACGCTTCCGAATCGCCTGACGCCCGCACCGTTTCGACTCATGCAAATCGGCTCGGCATTCTGGCAGTCGCGAGCCCTGTACGTCGCCGCCCGGCTGGACATCGCCGGCATCCTCGGGGATGACCGGCTTTCGGTCGCGGAGATCGCCGGCAGGACCGGGGCCGACCCTGACGCCTTGCATAGGCTGCTGCGCATGCTCGCGAGTGTCGGCGTATTCCGCGAAATGTCTGCAGGCCTCTACCGCAACAACAAGCTTTCCAGTTGCCTGCGGACCGGGCATCTCCAATGTGTTCGTCCCATGATTCTGATGCACAACTCGGACGCAACCAGTCGTCCGTGGTACGAGCAACTGGAGCAGGGGATCCGCACCGGAGAGGTACCGTTTCGGCTGACCCACGGCCAGGAACTCTACGCCTGGATGGATGCCCACCCCGACTTCGACGCGCTCTTCGGCCAGGCGATGGACAGCGTGGAAGCCTTGATAGGCGATAGTTTCACGACCGAATTCGACTGGCGCCCGTTTACGCGGATGATCGACGTCGGTGGATCGCGGGGCGCCAAGTCCGTGGCGATACTGCGCCGACACCCCCACCTGGAGGCGCTGGTCGTGGACCGTGCCCAGGCGATACGAGGCGCGGCTGAATACTGGGCCGCACGCGAGCCCACCCGCTTGACCGCCCGTTTGAGGTTCGAGGTTGGCGACGCGCTGAGATCGGTGCCCGCGGCCGCGAGCGACAAAGATGTCTATTTGCTCAGCGCACTGCTGCACGGCTATGGAGATGACGCCTGCATCAACATCCTGCGCAACGTATCGCAGGCCGCCGCTCCGAAGGGGGCCTGGGTGGTGGTGATGGAAATGGTCTTGGCCGACTGCCGTGCCGATCTCGCGGCTAGCTCGCTCGACATGCAGATGTTCGTGAACAGCGAGGGCCGGGAGCGCACCCTGGCCGAGTGGAACAGCCTCTTCGAGCGCAGCGGCTTGCGCCTGCGGGAGATCGTGCGCCTGGCGTCGCTCGGGCAGATGCTCGTGCTGCAAGCGGTTCCACGCTAG
- a CDS encoding (2Fe-2S)-binding protein: MNHTDPDRKKDIICRCSGTTTAQIMRLIDTGIDDLESISRATGACSGCGACDTDVLAFIADYLRATTGSPDERPHSHAER, encoded by the coding sequence ATGAATCACACCGATCCAGACAGGAAAAAAGACATCATTTGCCGCTGCAGCGGGACGACCACGGCGCAGATCATGCGGCTCATCGATACGGGAATCGACGACCTGGAAAGCATCTCCCGAGCGACCGGAGCCTGTTCGGGGTGTGGGGCTTGCGATACCGACGTTCTGGCGTTTATCGCCGACTATCTGCGCGCTACCACAGGATCTCCCGATGAACGTCCCCATAGTCACGCCGAGCGCTAG
- a CDS encoding low specificity L-threonine aldolase, producing MHHPPQFASDNWSGLCPEALEYLVQANAGSAPAYGYDEWTARAADAVRELFEHDADVYFAFNGTAANSMALAHLCQPYQAIVCHAWSHIETDECGAPGFFSHGARLLLGQGDDGKLSLSSARSLASAQADLRFPRPVVLSLTQSTEVGTVYTPGELSALSGLAKEHGMNVHVDGARLMNAVAALGVSPAELSWKAGVDVLSLGASKTGGGIGDTVVFFDRDLARGFDFRCKQSGQLAAKMRLMTAPLLGLIETGAWLRNAHHANECAAYFEERLATTGIKPAFPRQANAVFIRLAESEGESLRRRGWPFYVSACHGAARFMCGWDATRERIDALVEDIGHSIDPDARQRPAP from the coding sequence ATGCATCATCCACCCCAATTCGCCAGTGACAACTGGTCCGGTCTGTGCCCCGAGGCGCTGGAATATCTGGTCCAGGCCAATGCCGGCAGCGCTCCGGCTTACGGATACGACGAATGGACGGCCCGCGCCGCCGACGCGGTTCGCGAGCTGTTCGAGCACGATGCCGACGTGTACTTCGCCTTCAATGGCACGGCGGCGAACAGCATGGCCCTGGCGCATTTGTGCCAGCCCTATCAGGCCATCGTCTGCCATGCCTGGTCGCATATCGAAACCGATGAATGCGGCGCGCCGGGATTCTTCTCGCACGGCGCCAGACTGCTGCTCGGGCAGGGGGACGACGGCAAGCTGAGCCTGTCGTCCGCCCGGTCGCTGGCCAGCGCCCAAGCCGATCTTCGCTTTCCCCGCCCGGTCGTCCTCAGCCTGACGCAATCCACCGAGGTCGGCACCGTCTATACCCCCGGGGAACTCTCCGCCCTGTCCGGACTGGCCAAAGAGCACGGCATGAACGTGCACGTCGACGGTGCCCGCTTGATGAACGCCGTGGCGGCACTCGGCGTGAGCCCCGCCGAGCTGAGCTGGAAAGCCGGGGTGGACGTCTTGAGCCTGGGCGCTTCCAAGACCGGCGGCGGCATCGGCGATACGGTGGTGTTCTTCGACCGCGACCTGGCGCGCGGCTTCGACTTCCGCTGCAAGCAAAGCGGGCAACTGGCCGCCAAGATGCGTTTGATGACCGCGCCCCTGCTGGGTCTGATCGAGACCGGCGCCTGGCTGCGAAATGCCCACCATGCCAACGAATGTGCGGCATATTTTGAAGAACGATTGGCCACAACCGGCATCAAACCGGCGTTCCCGCGTCAGGCCAATGCCGTGTTCATCCGCCTTGCGGAATCCGAGGGCGAAAGTTTGCGCCGACGCGGCTGGCCCTTTTACGTCAGCGCTTGTCACGGCGCGGCGCGTTTCATGTGCGGCTGGGACGCGACGCGGGAACGGATAGACGCCTTGGTGGAAGACATCGGGCATTCGATCGATCCGGACGCCCGGCAACGACCGGCTCCGTAA
- the flhB gene encoding flagellar biosynthesis protein FlhB, producing MAEDSDQERTEEPSAKRLSEAREKGQIPRSRELNTLAMLLSGSVAMFMFGSYIVQTLWKLMEGDFRLSRHDLLNPSAIGEHLLRDFWATGKLLGPFLALTVLVALAAPLSLGGWNFSSEAFEPKLEKLDPLKGLARMVSPQALIELVKALLKFLLIGGVTALLFRHYFYDFLHLSRQGLEPATARAVELIMWCLLFLCGSLALIAAIDAPFQWWNWKRQLRMTKQEIRDEARDLEGKPEVKSRIRSLQMEYARRRMMEEVPKADVVVTNPTHYAVALKYDQGRMGAPRVVAKGADLIAAQIRNLAVGAGVPLLAAPPLARALYFSTDVEKEIPAGLYLAVAQVLAYVYQLKAARQYGGDIPVPPEDLEVPDEFLRETR from the coding sequence ATGGCCGAAGACAGCGACCAGGAACGAACAGAAGAACCGAGCGCGAAACGGCTCAGCGAAGCGCGCGAGAAGGGCCAGATTCCCCGTTCGCGCGAACTCAACACCCTGGCCATGCTGTTGAGCGGCTCGGTGGCGATGTTCATGTTCGGCAGCTATATCGTGCAGACCCTGTGGAAGTTGATGGAAGGCGACTTTCGCCTGAGCCGGCACGACCTGCTCAATCCCTCCGCCATCGGCGAGCACCTGCTGCGGGATTTCTGGGCCACGGGCAAACTGCTGGGGCCTTTCCTCGCCCTGACCGTGCTGGTCGCCCTGGCGGCCCCGCTGTCGCTGGGTGGCTGGAACTTCAGCAGCGAAGCCTTCGAACCCAAGCTGGAAAAGCTGGATCCGCTCAAGGGACTGGCGCGCATGGTATCTCCGCAAGCCCTGATCGAACTGGTCAAGGCCTTGCTCAAGTTTCTCCTGATCGGAGGCGTGACCGCCCTGCTCTTCCGGCATTATTTTTACGATTTTCTCCACCTCAGCCGGCAAGGCCTGGAGCCGGCCACGGCGCGCGCGGTCGAACTGATCATGTGGTGCCTGCTCTTTTTGTGCGGCTCGCTGGCCTTGATCGCGGCCATCGACGCGCCGTTTCAATGGTGGAACTGGAAGCGGCAATTGCGCATGACCAAACAGGAAATCCGCGACGAGGCGCGCGACCTGGAAGGCAAACCGGAAGTGAAAAGCCGCATCCGCAGCCTGCAGATGGAATACGCCCGCCGCCGCATGATGGAAGAAGTGCCCAAGGCCGATGTGGTGGTCACCAACCCCACCCATTACGCCGTCGCGCTTAAATACGACCAGGGCCGCATGGGCGCCCCGCGGGTGGTTGCCAAGGGTGCCGACCTGATCGCCGCGCAAATCCGCAATCTCGCCGTCGGCGCCGGCGTACCCTTGCTGGCCGCCCCGCCGCTGGCGCGCGCCCTGTATTTTTCCACCGACGTGGAAAAAGAAATCCCCGCCGGGCTCTATCTCGCGGTCGCCCAGGTCCTGGCCTACGTCTACCAGCTCAAGGCCGCCCGGCAATACGGTGGCGACATTCCGGTGCCGCCGGAGGATCTGGAAGTACCGGACGAATTCTTGCGGGAAACCCGCTGA
- the fliR gene encoding flagellar biosynthetic protein FliR produces MRFSEAELLELVARFVWPLARIGGLLVAMPILTGNAVPPRVLGLLALGVTVALMPALPPMPAVPLFSLGGFLITLEQVLIGALFGLILHFVFAAIVFGGQNVAYNMGLGFASLIDPQTGVQVPVIAQFYLILATLFFLGVDGHLLVIQLVADSFRAIPVDLGGLSRDRLWGVIVWSGRLFAAGVLMSLPLVAALLLVNLGFGVASRSAPQLNIFSVGFPVSLLLGLLMVSISLPDVMALFGDFLDEGYRIMSQMMN; encoded by the coding sequence ATGCGTTTTTCCGAAGCGGAACTGCTCGAACTGGTCGCCCGCTTCGTCTGGCCCCTGGCGCGCATCGGCGGCCTTTTAGTCGCCATGCCCATCCTGACCGGCAACGCCGTACCGCCCCGCGTCCTCGGCCTGCTGGCGCTGGGCGTCACCGTGGCGCTGATGCCTGCCCTCCCGCCCATGCCTGCGGTTCCGCTGTTCAGTCTCGGCGGATTTCTCATTACCCTGGAGCAGGTGTTGATCGGCGCCTTGTTCGGGCTGATCCTGCATTTCGTATTCGCCGCCATCGTATTCGGCGGCCAGAACGTGGCTTACAACATGGGTCTGGGTTTCGCCTCGCTGATCGACCCACAGACCGGTGTGCAGGTGCCGGTCATCGCTCAGTTTTACCTGATCCTGGCCACCCTGTTTTTCCTGGGCGTGGATGGACACTTGCTGGTGATACAACTGGTGGCCGACAGTTTCCGCGCCATCCCGGTGGATTTGGGCGGCCTGAGCCGGGATCGCCTGTGGGGCGTCATCGTCTGGAGCGGCCGGCTGTTCGCCGCCGGCGTGCTGATGTCGCTCCCGCTGGTCGCCGCCCTGCTCCTGGTCAATCTGGGCTTTGGCGTGGCCAGCCGGTCCGCGCCGCAACTCAACATATTCTCGGTGGGCTTTCCGGTCAGCCTGCTGCTGGGCCTGCTCATGGTTTCCATCAGCCTGCCCGACGTCATGGCTCTGTTCGGCGACTTCCTGGACGAAGGCTACCGGATCATGTCGCAGATGATGAACTAG
- the fliQ gene encoding flagellar biosynthesis protein FliQ translates to MNADSIVELGRQAIIISVQLTGPILLATLAVGLLIAMFQAATQINEMTLTFVPKLIIMAVIMLLAGPWMLEVLVDYTRELIRNIPNLIG, encoded by the coding sequence ATGAACGCCGACTCCATCGTCGAACTGGGCCGACAAGCCATCATCATCTCCGTGCAGCTGACCGGCCCCATCCTGCTCGCGACGCTGGCGGTAGGCCTGCTGATCGCGATGTTCCAGGCCGCCACCCAGATCAACGAAATGACCCTGACCTTCGTGCCCAAGCTGATCATCATGGCAGTGATCATGCTGTTGGCCGGCCCCTGGATGCTGGAAGTCCTGGTCGACTATACCCGTGAGCTCATCCGCAACATCCCCAACCTGATCGGCTAG
- the fliP gene encoding flagellar type III secretion system pore protein FliP (The bacterial flagellar biogenesis protein FliP forms a type III secretion system (T3SS)-type pore required for flagellar assembly.), which produces MNRRTFWTMAALLGLALAPWLAHAAPAGIEAFAIAPDGKGGQKYTVTIQILALMTALTFLPAVLLSMTSFTRIMIVLAILRQALGTAQTPNNQVLMGLSLFLTLFTMGPVLDKVNEQALQPYLKEQVADSVALERALDPFRQFMLKQTRETDLELFVRISGKPAIESPEQTPFSLLAPAFLISELKTAFQMGFLLFLPFLIIDLVVATILMSMGMMMLSPMVISLPFKLMLFVLVDGWAMVVETLAASFFVE; this is translated from the coding sequence ATGAACCGCCGTACGTTCTGGACTATGGCGGCACTGCTCGGCCTGGCCCTGGCGCCCTGGCTGGCACATGCCGCACCGGCCGGCATCGAGGCTTTCGCGATCGCGCCGGACGGCAAGGGCGGCCAGAAATACACGGTCACCATCCAGATTCTGGCCCTGATGACGGCGCTGACCTTCCTGCCCGCCGTCCTGCTGAGCATGACCTCCTTCACCCGCATCATGATCGTGCTGGCCATCCTGCGCCAGGCCCTGGGCACCGCGCAGACGCCGAACAATCAGGTGTTGATGGGGCTTTCGCTGTTTCTGACCCTGTTCACCATGGGACCGGTGCTGGACAAGGTCAACGAACAGGCCCTGCAACCCTACCTCAAGGAACAGGTGGCCGACTCGGTCGCCCTGGAGCGGGCGCTCGACCCCTTCCGCCAGTTCATGCTGAAACAAACCCGGGAAACCGACCTGGAGCTGTTCGTGCGCATCTCCGGCAAGCCGGCCATCGAATCGCCCGAACAAACCCCCTTCAGCCTGCTGGCCCCGGCCTTCCTGATCAGCGAGCTGAAAACCGCGTTCCAGATGGGTTTCCTGCTGTTCCTGCCCTTCCTCATCATCGACCTGGTGGTCGCCACCATCCTCATGTCCATGGGCATGATGATGCTGTCGCCCATGGTGATCTCGCTGCCCTTCAAGCTGATGCTGTTCGTGCTGGTGGACGGCTGGGCGATGGTGGTGGAAACCCTGGCGGCGAGCTTCTTCGTGGAATAG